The proteins below are encoded in one region of Campylobacter rectus:
- the rpsS gene encoding 30S ribosomal protein S19 — protein MARSLKKGPFVDEHVMKKVVVAKKAGDNKPIKTWSRRSTIVPEMIGLTFNVHNGKSFIPVYVTENHIGYKLGEFAPTRTFKGHKGSVQKKIGK, from the coding sequence ATGGCAAGATCACTCAAAAAAGGACCTTTTGTCGATGAGCATGTAATGAAAAAAGTCGTTGTCGCTAAAAAAGCGGGCGACAACAAGCCTATAAAAACATGGTCTAGACGCAGCACGATAGTGCCTGAAATGATAGGCCTAACGTTTAACGTTCACAACGGCAAGAGCTTCATTCCAGTATATGTTACGGAAAACCACATCGGATATAAATTAGGCGAATTTGCTCCTACGCGCACATTTAAGGGTCACAAAGGCTCGGTGCAAAAGAAAATCGGTAAGTAA
- the rplV gene encoding 50S ribosomal protein L22, whose protein sequence is MSKSIIKFVRLSPTKARLIAREVQGMNAEFALASLSFMPNRGAKFIATAISSAVANGGFEPEEVIVKSCRVDAGPVLKRFRPRARGSASRIRKPTSHILVEVSKPEKKEA, encoded by the coding sequence ATGAGCAAATCAATTATTAAATTCGTAAGATTATCTCCGACTAAAGCCAGACTAATCGCAAGAGAAGTGCAAGGCATGAACGCCGAATTTGCGCTGGCTAGCCTTAGTTTTATGCCAAACCGCGGCGCCAAATTTATCGCTACGGCTATCAGCTCGGCGGTAGCTAACGGCGGATTCGAGCCTGAAGAGGTTATCGTGAAAAGCTGCCGCGTGGATGCGGGTCCGGTATTAAAAAGATTTAGACCGCGAGCGAGAGGAAGCGCAAGCAGAATCCGCAAACCGACTTCTCATATCTTAGTAGAAGTATCTAAACCTGAAAAGAAGGAAGCGTAA
- the rpsC gene encoding 30S ribosomal protein S3 produces the protein MGQKVNPIGLRLGINRNWESRWFPAKGNLAENIGEDYKIRAFLKKKLYYAGVSQILIERTAKKIRVTVVAARPGIIIGKKGSDVEKLKEDIQKLINKEVNVNIKEERKAQASAQLAAENVAMQLEKRVAFRRAMKKVIQGAQKSGAKGIKISVAGRLGGAEIARTEWYLEGRVPLHTLRAKIDYGVAEAHTTYGNIGIKVWIFKGEVLQKGVQPEKNEEEKTDKKPRRARRGK, from the coding sequence ATGGGTCAGAAAGTAAATCCGATAGGTCTAAGACTAGGAATAAACCGTAACTGGGAGTCAAGATGGTTTCCCGCTAAAGGAAATTTGGCTGAAAATATCGGCGAAGACTACAAAATTCGCGCTTTTTTGAAAAAGAAACTTTACTACGCGGGCGTTTCTCAAATTTTGATCGAAAGAACCGCTAAGAAAATCCGCGTAACCGTCGTAGCGGCTCGCCCCGGTATTATCATCGGCAAAAAGGGCTCTGACGTAGAGAAGCTTAAAGAAGACATCCAAAAGCTGATCAACAAAGAAGTAAATGTAAATATCAAAGAAGAAAGAAAAGCTCAAGCTTCGGCTCAGCTAGCTGCGGAAAACGTAGCGATGCAGCTCGAAAAACGCGTTGCGTTTAGACGCGCGATGAAAAAAGTGATCCAAGGCGCTCAAAAATCAGGCGCTAAAGGTATCAAAATTTCAGTCGCGGGACGTCTTGGCGGCGCTGAGATCGCTAGAACAGAGTGGTACTTAGAGGGTCGCGTTCCGCTTCATACTCTAAGAGCCAAGATCGATTACGGCGTTGCCGAAGCGCATACGACTTATGGAAACATAGGTATAAAAGTGTGGATATTTAAAGGCGAAGTTCTTCAAAAAGGCGTTCAACCTGAAAAGAACGAAGAAGAAAAAACCGATAAAAAACCGCGCAGAGCAAGAAGAGGTAAATAA
- the rplP gene encoding 50S ribosomal protein L16, with amino-acid sequence MLMPKRTKFRKQMKGRNRGKATRGANLAMGEIGIKAVEAGRVNSRQIEAARVALTRHVKRQAKTWIRVFPDKPLTKKPLQTRMGKGKAGIEEWVMNIKPGRIIVEMAGVDEELAREALTLAIHKLPFKTKIVTRESENEIY; translated from the coding sequence ATGTTGATGCCAAAACGAACTAAATTTCGCAAACAAATGAAAGGCAGAAACCGCGGTAAAGCTACTCGCGGCGCCAATCTTGCTATGGGCGAGATCGGGATAAAAGCCGTAGAAGCCGGCCGCGTAAATTCGCGCCAGATCGAAGCGGCTCGTGTGGCTCTAACTCGCCACGTAAAACGCCAGGCTAAAACTTGGATCAGAGTTTTCCCTGATAAGCCGCTAACCAAAAAACCTCTACAAACTCGTATGGGTAAAGGTAAAGCAGGAATCGAAGAGTGGGTTATGAATATAAAACCGGGTCGTATAATAGTCGAAATGGCGGGCGTAGATGAGGAATTGGCGCGAGAAGCTCTAACTCTAGCCATCCACAAACTTCCGTTTAAGACTAAAATCGTAACGCGAGAGAGTGAAAATGAAATATACTGA
- the rpmC gene encoding 50S ribosomal protein L29: MKYTDIKDKSVAELNALLKEKKVLLFTLRQKLKTMQLSNPNEISAVRKEIAQINTAISASK, encoded by the coding sequence ATGAAATATACTGATATTAAAGACAAAAGCGTTGCAGAACTTAACGCGTTATTGAAAGAGAAAAAGGTGCTTTTATTTACTTTAAGACAAAAGCTAAAAACTATGCAGCTAAGCAACCCTAACGAGATTAGCGCCGTCCGCAAGGAAATAGCGCAAATCAACACTGCAATTAGCGCTTCAAAGTAA
- the rpsQ gene encoding 30S ribosomal protein S17 yields the protein MAFKREIQGVVLQKAGDKTATILVERRVMHPRYHKFVKRFKKYMIHDEKNETKAGDTVVAIECRPLSARKSFRLKTILATGVE from the coding sequence ATGGCATTTAAAAGAGAAATTCAAGGTGTCGTTTTACAAAAGGCCGGCGATAAGACGGCTACGATTTTGGTTGAGAGACGCGTTATGCACCCAAGATACCACAAATTCGTAAAACGCTTTAAAAAATATATGATTCACGACGAAAAGAACGAAACAAAAGCTGGCGATACGGTCGTAGCTATCGAATGCAGACCGCTAAGCGCGAGAAAATCTTTCCGCTTAAAGACTATTTTAGCGACGGGGGTTGAGTAA
- the rplN gene encoding 50S ribosomal protein L14 translates to MIQSFTRLAVADNSGAKELMCIKVLGGSKRRYATLGDVIICSVKKALPNGKIKKGQVVKAVVVRTKKEVQRDNGSLIRFDENAAVILDNKREPIGTRIFGPVGREVRYANFMKIVSLAPEVL, encoded by the coding sequence ATGATACAATCTTTTACGAGGCTTGCAGTCGCCGACAATAGCGGCGCGAAAGAGCTAATGTGCATTAAGGTTTTAGGCGGCAGCAAGAGAAGATACGCGACGCTTGGCGACGTCATCATCTGCTCGGTCAAAAAGGCGCTTCCAAACGGTAAGATCAAAAAAGGTCAAGTGGTAAAAGCGGTCGTCGTTAGAACTAAAAAAGAGGTCCAAAGAGATAACGGCTCGCTAATCCGCTTCGACGAAAACGCAGCCGTAATCCTAGATAACAAACGCGAGCCTATCGGTACTCGTATCTTTGGACCGGTCGGCCGTGAGGTTAGATACGCTAACTTTATGAAAATCGTTTCGCTTGCTCCGGAGGTGTTATAA
- the rplX gene encoding 50S ribosomal protein L24: MANVKFKVKKGDTVKIIAGDDKGKTGKILSVLAKKGQVIVEGCKVAKKAIKPSEKTPNGGFINKEMPIDISNVAKVEG; encoded by the coding sequence ATGGCTAACGTTAAATTTAAAGTAAAAAAAGGCGATACCGTTAAGATCATCGCAGGCGACGACAAAGGTAAAACAGGTAAAATTTTATCCGTCCTAGCCAAAAAAGGACAAGTCATCGTCGAGGGCTGCAAGGTAGCTAAAAAAGCTATAAAACCTAGCGAAAAGACCCCAAACGGCGGCTTTATCAATAAAGAGATGCCTATAGATATCTCAAACGTTGCAAAAGTTGAGGGCTGA
- the rplE gene encoding 50S ribosomal protein L5, which yields MNRLKAKYNEVVKPALAKEFDIKNPMLIPAIEKIVISVGAGESAKDQKQLQNIADTISLIAGQKAVVTDAKKSVAGFKVREGFPVGVKVTLRKENMFAFLDKLISIALPRVKDFRGLAKDGFDGRGNYNFGLNEQLMFPEVEYDKILRTHGMNIVIVTTTNSDKEAFKLLELFGLPFAKGK from the coding sequence ATGAATAGATTAAAAGCTAAATATAACGAGGTCGTAAAGCCTGCTTTGGCTAAAGAATTCGACATCAAAAATCCTATGCTGATCCCTGCGATCGAAAAAATCGTGATAAGCGTAGGCGCTGGCGAATCGGCTAAAGATCAAAAGCAACTTCAAAACATCGCCGATACTATTTCGCTAATCGCAGGACAAAAAGCCGTAGTTACCGATGCTAAAAAATCGGTTGCAGGCTTTAAAGTGCGCGAGGGATTTCCCGTCGGCGTAAAAGTAACGCTTAGAAAAGAGAATATGTTTGCGTTTTTAGACAAACTAATCTCTATCGCGCTACCGAGAGTTAAGGACTTTAGGGGTCTTGCTAAAGACGGCTTTGATGGACGCGGAAACTACAACTTCGGTCTTAACGAGCAGCTAATGTTCCCGGAGGTCGAGTATGATAAGATTCTACGCACTCACGGTATGAATATAGTTATAGTCACGACGACAAACAGCGACAAAGAGGCATTCAAATTGCTTGAGCTATTTGGTTTGCCGTTTGCGAAAGGAAAGTAA
- a CDS encoding type Z 30S ribosomal protein S14 produces the protein MAKKSMIAKAARKPKFTVRGYTRCQICGRPHSVYKDFGICRVCLRKMANEGLIPGLKKASW, from the coding sequence ATGGCGAAAAAATCAATGATAGCAAAGGCTGCCAGAAAGCCTAAATTTACGGTTCGCGGCTATACGAGATGCCAAATTTGCGGACGTCCGCATTCGGTTTATAAAGATTTTGGAATTTGCCGCGTATGCCTAAGAAAAATGGCCAACGAAGGACTAATCCCGGGTCTAAAAAAAGCAAGCTGGTAA
- the rpsH gene encoding 30S ribosomal protein S8 — protein MLNDLISDGLTRIRNAAMRRLETTKLLHSNVVEATLSILAAKGYIESYNVVEEDKKKFINVVLKYDEHGRSVINELKRVSSPGRRVYKGKDEIKRFKNGYGTIIVSTSKGVLSNEDAHKAGVGGEILCSVW, from the coding sequence ATGTTAAACGACTTAATTTCAGACGGACTAACTCGCATTAGAAACGCCGCGATGAGAAGACTCGAGACTACGAAGCTTCTTCATTCAAACGTCGTCGAGGCTACTTTATCTATCCTTGCGGCTAAAGGCTATATCGAGAGCTACAACGTCGTAGAAGAAGATAAAAAGAAATTTATAAACGTAGTTTTAAAATACGACGAGCACGGCAGAAGCGTGATTAACGAGCTTAAGCGCGTATCAAGCCCGGGTCGCCGCGTTTATAAGGGAAAAGACGAGATCAAGAGATTTAAAAACGGCTACGGAACGATCATCGTTAGCACCAGCAAAGGCGTTTTGAGTAACGAAGATGCCCACAAAGCTGGCGTAGGCGGCGAAATCCTCTGCTCTGTGTGGTAA
- the rplF gene encoding 50S ribosomal protein L6 — protein MSRIGKQPIAIPSGVEVSVEGNVLKFKKGAHLKELDTKGHVDVKVEDAHIVFSPKSDERQDRAYWGTYRALANNIVIGITKGFVRQLEINGVGYKAAAKGQVLELTLGFSHPINHEVPKGVEISVEKNIITIKGDDKQVVGQIAAQVRAYRPPEPYKGKGVKYVEERIIRKAGKTSKK, from the coding sequence ATGTCACGTATAGGAAAACAGCCGATAGCTATTCCAAGCGGAGTAGAGGTCAGCGTAGAAGGCAACGTCCTTAAATTTAAAAAAGGCGCTCATTTAAAAGAGCTTGACACAAAAGGGCACGTAGACGTCAAGGTCGAAGATGCTCACATAGTATTTTCTCCAAAGAGCGACGAGAGACAAGATAGAGCCTACTGGGGCACTTATAGAGCGCTTGCAAACAATATCGTCATCGGCATCACAAAAGGTTTTGTTCGCCAGCTTGAGATCAACGGCGTCGGTTACAAAGCCGCTGCTAAAGGCCAAGTGCTTGAACTTACTTTAGGATTTTCTCACCCGATAAATCACGAAGTGCCAAAAGGCGTTGAAATCAGCGTAGAGAAAAATATCATCACTATTAAAGGCGACGATAAGCAAGTGGTAGGTCAGATCGCGGCTCAAGTCAGGGCGTATAGACCGCCTGAACCGTATAAGGGTAAAGGCGTTAAATACGTAGAAGAGCGCATCATCCGCAAAGCCGGTAAGACATCTAAGAAGTAA
- the rplR gene encoding 50S ribosomal protein L18, producing MTANVLKRKLALRIKRKRRIRAKISGTAVLPRISIFKSNRTLYVQAIDDVAAVTIAAADGRKLGVKANKEGAVTLAKEFAKTLKAKKIETALFDRNGYLYHGVIAAFADALRENGIKL from the coding sequence ATGACAGCAAATGTATTAAAAAGAAAACTCGCTCTTAGAATCAAGAGAAAAAGAAGAATCAGAGCTAAAATTTCCGGCACTGCGGTATTGCCTAGAATTTCTATCTTCAAGTCAAACAGAACTCTTTACGTCCAAGCTATCGACGACGTAGCAGCCGTAACTATAGCGGCAGCCGACGGCAGAAAACTAGGTGTAAAAGCAAACAAAGAAGGCGCCGTAACTTTGGCTAAAGAATTTGCAAAAACTCTAAAAGCTAAAAAAATAGAAACGGCATTATTCGACAGAAACGGCTATTTGTATCACGGCGTTATAGCGGCTTTTGCAGACGCATTACGTGAAAACGGTATCAAACTATAA
- the rpsE gene encoding 30S ribosomal protein S5: MEKYNREEFEEVMVDIGRVTKVVKGGRRFRFTALVVVGNRNGLVGFGFGKAKEVPDAMRKAVDDAFKNIIEVKRKGSTIPHDVEVKFNASRVLLRPASEGTGVIAGGSARPILELAGIKDILTKSLGSNNSANVVRATLKALSMLKG; this comes from the coding sequence ATGGAAAAATATAACAGAGAAGAATTTGAAGAAGTAATGGTTGATATCGGCCGCGTTACAAAGGTCGTAAAGGGCGGTCGTAGATTTAGATTTACGGCTCTTGTCGTAGTAGGAAACAGAAACGGCCTAGTGGGCTTTGGCTTCGGTAAGGCAAAAGAGGTGCCGGACGCTATGAGAAAAGCCGTAGACGATGCGTTTAAAAACATCATCGAGGTAAAAAGAAAAGGCTCGACCATACCTCACGACGTAGAGGTTAAATTTAACGCTAGCCGCGTTTTGCTTCGCCCTGCTAGCGAAGGTACGGGCGTGATCGCGGGCGGTAGCGCTCGTCCTATTTTGGAGCTTGCGGGCATCAAGGACATCCTAACAAAATCGCTTGGCTCAAACAACTCGGCAAACGTCGTTCGCGCTACTTTAAAAGCGCTAAGCATGCTTAAAGGCTAA
- the rplO gene encoding 50S ribosomal protein L15: protein MGLENLKPAEGSTRQIKRLGRGQGSGQGKTAGKGHKGQRARKGYNEKRGFEGGQQPLQRRLPKVGFASKFEKPYVINVEKIVAVKELSEITIATIATVHKISSSVKKIKLIGTSAKDLASKIKDENVTVSGRA from the coding sequence ATGGGACTAGAAAATTTAAAACCTGCCGAGGGCTCGACTAGACAGATAAAAAGATTAGGTCGCGGTCAAGGTAGCGGTCAAGGTAAAACCGCGGGCAAAGGACACAAAGGTCAAAGAGCCAGAAAAGGCTACAATGAGAAAAGAGGCTTCGAGGGTGGTCAGCAACCGCTTCAAAGACGCCTTCCGAAAGTCGGCTTCGCTTCTAAATTTGAAAAACCTTACGTAATCAACGTAGAAAAAATCGTTGCGGTAAAAGAGCTAAGCGAGATCACCATCGCTACTATCGCTACCGTGCACAAAATTTCAAGCAGCGTCAAGAAAATCAAATTGATCGGAACGAGTGCGAAAGATTTGGCTTCGAAAATCAAAGACGAGAATGTAACCGTTAGCGGACGTGCGTAA
- the secY gene encoding preprotein translocase subunit SecY — protein sequence MNKTLTNKILITLAFLFAYRILAYVPVPGVNVNVIKEFFDSNAENALGLFNMFSGKAAERLSIISLGIMPYITASIIMELLAATFPNLGKMKKDRDGMQKYMQIIRYATIVITLVQAVGVSMGLQSLHGRGGEDAIMIDMNLFIAIAAVSMLTGTMLLMWIGEQITQRGIGNGISLIIFAGIVSGIPSAIGGTVNLVNTGEMNFLVVIGILLVILVTVGIVIYVEMGERRVPVSYSRKVVMENQNKRIMNYIPIKVNLSGVIPPIFASAILMFPSTILQASTNPYIQAIHDFLNPNSYFFNFLTFLLVVFFAYFYASIAFNAKDISENLKRQGGFIPGIRPGEGTAGYLNEVASRLTFSGAIYLGLISTLPWVLVKFMGVPFYFGGTSVLIVVSVALDTMRRIEAQIYMNKYQTLSAVGL from the coding sequence ATGAATAAGACATTGACCAACAAGATTTTAATCACGTTGGCATTTTTATTTGCTTACAGGATACTGGCATATGTGCCGGTTCCTGGCGTCAATGTCAATGTTATTAAAGAATTTTTCGACTCGAATGCCGAAAATGCGCTCGGGCTCTTTAATATGTTCAGCGGTAAAGCCGCAGAGCGCCTTAGCATCATCTCTCTAGGCATTATGCCCTACATCACGGCATCTATCATTATGGAGCTTTTAGCGGCTACTTTTCCAAATTTAGGCAAGATGAAAAAAGACCGCGACGGCATGCAAAAATATATGCAGATCATCCGCTACGCTACTATCGTTATCACGCTCGTTCAAGCAGTAGGCGTCAGTATGGGGCTTCAGAGCCTTCACGGCAGAGGCGGAGAGGACGCGATAATGATAGATATGAATTTATTTATCGCGATTGCGGCGGTATCAATGCTAACGGGAACTATGCTTTTGATGTGGATAGGCGAGCAAATCACTCAGCGCGGTATCGGCAACGGCATCAGCCTTATTATCTTTGCGGGCATCGTTAGCGGCATACCTTCGGCCATCGGCGGAACGGTAAATTTGGTAAATACGGGCGAGATGAACTTCCTCGTAGTTATCGGAATTTTGCTTGTTATCTTGGTCACGGTAGGTATCGTCATCTACGTCGAGATGGGCGAGAGACGCGTGCCGGTGAGCTATTCGCGCAAAGTTGTGATGGAAAATCAAAATAAGCGCATTATGAACTATATACCTATTAAAGTAAATTTAAGCGGCGTTATTCCTCCGATTTTCGCCAGTGCGATCTTGATGTTCCCAAGCACTATTTTGCAGGCCAGTACAAATCCTTACATCCAAGCTATTCACGATTTTTTAAATCCAAACAGCTATTTTTTCAACTTTTTAACATTCTTGCTGGTCGTATTTTTCGCATATTTTTACGCTTCGATCGCGTTTAACGCAAAAGATATCAGCGAAAATTTAAAAAGACAGGGCGGATTTATCCCCGGTATTAGACCCGGCGAGGGCACGGCCGGGTATCTAAACGAAGTGGCATCGAGACTAACTTTTAGCGGCGCGATTTATCTCGGACTTATCTCGACGCTGCCTTGGGTGCTCGTTAAATTTATGGGCGTTCCGTTTTATTTCGGCGGCACGTCGGTGCTGATCGTGGTTTCTGTCGCGCTTGATACGATGCGAAGGATAGAGGCTCAAATTTATATGAATAAATATCAAACTCTAAGCGCGGTAGGTCTGTAA
- the map gene encoding type I methionyl aminopeptidase has product MAITIMQPRDIEKMRAANKIVAQTLDYVETIIKPGISLLEIDKICEDMIRAAGAKPAFKGLYGFPNAACISVNEVVIHGIPNEYKLQEGDIVSVDIGSNLNGYFGDSARTWGVGQISRDDERLIACAKDALYFAIDTVKAGMHFKELSFEIEKFIRARGFVPLTGFCGHGIGRRPHDDPQILNYLEGGSPKSGPKIKNGMVFCVEPMICQKDGTPVIGHDKWKVTSKDGLRTSHYEHCMAVVGGRAEILSLA; this is encoded by the coding sequence ATGGCTATAACCATTATGCAACCTCGCGACATAGAGAAGATGCGAGCGGCGAATAAAATCGTCGCTCAAACCCTTGATTACGTAGAAACGATTATCAAGCCCGGCATTTCGTTACTCGAAATAGATAAAATTTGCGAGGATATGATAAGAGCTGCAGGCGCTAAGCCTGCGTTTAAGGGTCTTTACGGCTTTCCAAACGCCGCTTGCATCAGCGTAAACGAAGTAGTCATCCACGGCATCCCGAACGAATACAAACTACAAGAAGGCGACATCGTAAGCGTTGATATCGGTTCAAATTTGAACGGATATTTCGGCGACTCGGCTAGGACTTGGGGCGTAGGTCAAATTTCGCGCGATGACGAGAGGCTGATAGCTTGCGCTAAAGACGCGCTATATTTTGCGATAGATACCGTAAAAGCGGGAATGCACTTTAAAGAGCTTAGTTTTGAAATCGAGAAATTTATAAGAGCTCGCGGATTCGTTCCGCTAACGGGGTTTTGCGGTCACGGCATCGGTAGACGCCCGCACGATGATCCGCAAATTTTAAATTATTTAGAAGGCGGCAGTCCAAAATCGGGACCGAAAATCAAAAACGGAATGGTATTTTGCGTAGAGCCGATGATCTGCCAAAAAGACGGCACTCCCGTAATCGGTCACGACAAATGGAAGGTAACCAGCAAAGACGGATTAAGAACCAGCCACTACGAGCACTGCATGGCGGTCGTAGGCGGACGTGCGGAGATTTTGAGCCTGGCGTAG